The Castellaniella sp. genome includes a window with the following:
- a CDS encoding tyrosine-type recombinase/integrase, which translates to MGFLTDLKIRTLSPSVKEQMLNDGDGLYLRLRASSKSWLYRYKSGTKQIKIGLGAYPTITLAMARELTREANALRAQGIDPQDARREQQEQAKIAKMNTFELMARAWLESASKDRVWSAGYKNKVTRHLEIHVFPWVGDKAMEAIRPPEIVRCLHRIKDRGNLETAQRVREAVQHVYQYAVDTGVLEPAQNFVNNRTGGLPTPRGRHYAAITDPQLLGQLLRDMRAYSGNFISVAALRLAPLVFQRPGQLRLAHWEDVDLKKGLWRCPPENMKMREWQKRDSRTPAHIVPLSRQARRILEDLLPITGPSGPVFPNMARRSDKSRYISENTINSALRTLGYDTKEQITGHGFRATARTMIREYLGWEPDVIERHLAHVSKEELGASYDRATFLAQRKVMVQQWADFLDELEAGKMPKLAENVLWLKRA; encoded by the coding sequence ATGGGATTCCTGACTGATCTTAAGATCCGCACCCTCTCGCCCAGCGTCAAAGAACAGATGCTGAATGACGGCGATGGCCTCTACCTGCGCTTGCGCGCATCCAGCAAAAGTTGGCTCTATCGGTACAAATCCGGTACGAAGCAAATCAAGATCGGCCTAGGCGCCTACCCAACGATCACCCTCGCAATGGCACGCGAACTCACCAGAGAGGCGAACGCGCTGCGCGCTCAAGGCATCGACCCGCAAGACGCTCGACGAGAGCAGCAAGAGCAAGCCAAGATCGCCAAGATGAATACCTTCGAACTGATGGCGCGCGCCTGGCTCGAAAGTGCCAGCAAGGATCGCGTCTGGTCTGCCGGCTACAAAAACAAGGTCACCCGGCACTTGGAAATTCACGTGTTCCCCTGGGTTGGTGACAAAGCCATGGAGGCCATCAGGCCTCCTGAAATCGTGCGCTGCCTGCATCGCATCAAGGATCGCGGCAACCTGGAAACAGCGCAACGTGTCCGCGAAGCCGTCCAGCATGTCTATCAGTACGCTGTGGATACGGGTGTATTGGAGCCCGCCCAGAATTTCGTCAACAACCGTACTGGAGGCTTACCAACACCACGCGGCCGCCACTACGCAGCCATCACTGATCCGCAGCTACTGGGCCAGCTTTTGAGAGATATGCGCGCGTACTCCGGTAACTTCATTTCCGTTGCCGCCTTGCGCTTGGCTCCGCTAGTCTTCCAGCGGCCCGGCCAGCTGCGCCTGGCACATTGGGAAGATGTCGATCTCAAAAAGGGCCTGTGGCGCTGCCCGCCAGAGAACATGAAGATGCGCGAGTGGCAGAAACGCGATAGCCGCACCCCTGCGCATATTGTGCCTCTGTCACGCCAGGCGCGACGGATTCTAGAGGATCTGCTGCCGATTACCGGCCCCTCCGGCCCTGTGTTTCCCAACATGGCCAGGCGCTCTGACAAGTCACGCTATATCAGCGAAAACACGATCAACTCGGCTTTACGCACGCTGGGGTATGACACCAAGGAACAGATCACAGGTCATGGATTTCGTGCCACCGCACGCACGATGATCCGCGAGTACCTTGGCTGGGAGCCGGACGTCATCGAACGCCACCTGGCGCACGTATCGAAAGAAGAGCTGGGTGCCAGCTACGACCGAGCCACCTTCTTGGCTCAGCGCAAGGTAATGGTGCAGCAGTGGGCGGATTTTCTGGATGAGCTGGAGGCGGGAAAAATGCCCAAGCTTGCGGAAAACGTCCTCTGGCTCAAGCGGGCGTAG
- a CDS encoding type II toxin-antitoxin system RelE/ParE family toxin → MKPSSMKPLFWLGSSKKDLLALPVAVRKFFGHALDFAQRGEQHEAAKVLKGFGSAGVLEIVEDDTGGTYRTVYTVRFAEAIFVLHVFQKKSKRGIETPKPDMEIIRQRMKAAAIVAQELRNE, encoded by the coding sequence ATGAAGCCTTCCTCCATGAAGCCGCTCTTCTGGCTTGGCAGCAGCAAGAAAGACCTGTTGGCTCTGCCGGTGGCTGTACGAAAGTTCTTCGGTCATGCGCTTGACTTCGCCCAGCGTGGCGAACAGCACGAAGCGGCGAAAGTGCTAAAGGGCTTTGGCAGTGCGGGTGTACTTGAAATTGTTGAAGACGACACCGGTGGCACTTACCGGACTGTCTACACCGTGCGTTTTGCTGAAGCCATATTCGTATTGCACGTCTTTCAAAAGAAGAGCAAGCGAGGTATCGAAACGCCCAAGCCGGATATGGAAATCATCCGTCAGCGTATGAAGGCCGCTGCAATCGTCGCACAGGAGTTGAGAAATGAGTAA
- a CDS encoding helix-turn-helix transcriptional regulator: protein MSKRIVEGIEVEASSGNVFADLGLPDAEKLQIKSGLTVEIAKAIRERGLTQAEAAERMGLTQPKVSSLLRGGFSNFSERKLMDCLNRLGYDIEIRVRETAEPIGHLVLTHA from the coding sequence ATGAGTAAACGCATCGTTGAAGGGATTGAAGTCGAAGCCAGTTCAGGTAATGTGTTTGCTGACCTTGGCCTGCCCGACGCCGAAAAACTGCAAATCAAATCAGGGCTGACCGTCGAGATTGCCAAAGCCATCCGCGAGCGCGGATTGACGCAAGCCGAAGCGGCAGAACGCATGGGTCTTACCCAACCCAAGGTATCAAGTCTACTGCGTGGTGGGTTCTCGAATTTCTCCGAACGCAAGCTGATGGACTGTCTGAACCGCTTGGGCTATGACATCGAAATTCGTGTGCGCGAAACGGCAGAACCAATCGGCCACCTAGTGTTGACTCACGCCTAA
- a CDS encoding CocE/NonD family hydrolase: MMRWNTSSLARMAVCLSLMLGLLGCSGDSEPPVQTTHYEFSLEQSTLTMEDGVQLAVTYYRPTAKKSGETFPVIMEMVPYRKDDFFVLSDYGYGAYFAKRGYVVARVDVRGTGGSQGSIPKSEYSQAEISDAEQLIDQLSKKDWSNGKVGMYGISWSAFNSLMTAHRKPPALKAIIAAHGSTDLFYNDVHYIDGALHIDSYAHQIDTDNSMPQSPDYRIDETYFKNRFDQEPWIFTWLRQQQDGDFWRQESTTFKAPLEVPAYLIGGLLDGYRDFVLDVGQSSKAPVIAEIGPWNHAWPEYGVPGPNYEWRQKAVRWWDYWLKGIDNGVLDEPRWMAFMRTGHSPATDLSTIPGYWRCDQQWPSDNSTKRYYPQAAQQLSLAPTAQETAQPLLYRAGTGMAAGGWWGEQTGDMATDDSHSLVFDSAPLTEALEIMGMPQVRLRVAADAPFYQWTVRLEDVAPDGKVSLVSGASINPSQRFSRLEPTALIPGEPTTLTASIHFTTWRFQPGHRIRLAVSNAQFPMIWPSPTAGVTSLLSGNSTWLDLPVVPTRNASDQACLLPQPEVDDAAPFGETLENNGPVFESFRNEKTGDSTFTTTSDIRWTAHGNEFKSSESYRWDVNDARPAHASYQGERNNLFTINGEEIALSAKARIESDDTYFHVTFTKVLRKNGELVREKTWADHIPRRFQ; encoded by the coding sequence ATGATGCGATGGAATACAAGCAGTCTGGCAAGAATGGCGGTTTGCCTATCCCTGATGCTTGGGTTGTTGGGCTGCTCTGGCGATAGCGAGCCACCTGTGCAAACCACCCACTACGAATTCTCTTTGGAACAAAGCACGCTGACCATGGAAGACGGCGTGCAGTTGGCCGTCACCTATTATCGCCCCACCGCTAAAAAATCGGGGGAAACCTTCCCTGTCATCATGGAAATGGTGCCCTACCGCAAAGACGATTTTTTTGTCCTGAGCGACTATGGCTATGGGGCTTATTTTGCCAAACGCGGCTACGTCGTGGCCCGGGTGGATGTGCGCGGCACCGGGGGTAGCCAGGGCAGTATCCCCAAAAGCGAATATTCCCAGGCAGAAATTTCCGATGCCGAACAGCTGATAGACCAGCTATCCAAAAAAGACTGGTCCAACGGCAAAGTGGGCATGTACGGCATTTCATGGAGCGCCTTCAATTCTTTGATGACGGCCCACAGAAAGCCCCCCGCCCTGAAGGCGATTATCGCAGCGCATGGCTCGACAGATCTTTTCTACAACGACGTGCACTATATAGACGGGGCCTTGCACATAGATTCATATGCCCATCAGATCGATACCGATAATTCGATGCCGCAAAGCCCGGATTACCGGATTGACGAAACCTATTTCAAAAATCGTTTCGACCAAGAACCCTGGATTTTCACCTGGCTGCGCCAGCAGCAGGACGGCGATTTCTGGCGCCAGGAATCCACGACATTCAAGGCTCCCCTGGAAGTCCCGGCCTATCTGATTGGCGGATTGCTGGACGGCTACCGGGATTTCGTCCTCGACGTGGGGCAGTCGTCCAAAGCGCCGGTCATTGCAGAAATCGGCCCATGGAACCACGCCTGGCCTGAATATGGCGTGCCCGGCCCCAACTACGAATGGCGGCAAAAAGCCGTGCGCTGGTGGGATTACTGGCTGAAAGGCATCGACAACGGCGTCCTGGACGAACCCCGCTGGATGGCATTCATGCGTACCGGGCATTCCCCCGCCACCGACCTGAGCACAATCCCTGGTTACTGGCGCTGCGACCAGCAATGGCCGTCGGACAACAGCACAAAACGCTACTACCCCCAGGCCGCGCAGCAACTGAGCCTAGCGCCGACGGCACAGGAAACCGCCCAGCCCCTGCTTTATCGTGCCGGCACCGGGATGGCCGCCGGCGGCTGGTGGGGCGAACAAACAGGCGACATGGCCACAGACGACAGCCATAGCCTGGTCTTTGATTCTGCCCCATTGACCGAAGCCCTGGAAATCATGGGCATGCCACAAGTGCGTTTGCGCGTGGCCGCAGACGCCCCTTTTTACCAATGGACGGTGCGCCTGGAAGATGTTGCACCCGACGGCAAGGTATCCCTGGTCAGCGGCGCAAGCATCAACCCGTCCCAGCGTTTTTCACGGCTGGAGCCCACCGCGCTGATTCCCGGCGAACCCACCACCCTGACGGCCTCGATACACTTCACCACCTGGCGCTTCCAGCCAGGCCACCGCATCCGGCTGGCGGTCTCTAACGCACAGTTTCCCATGATTTGGCCCAGCCCCACGGCAGGCGTGACCAGCCTTCTGTCGGGCAACAGCACCTGGCTGGATCTGCCAGTGGTGCCGACACGAAACGCAAGCGATCAGGCCTGCCTGCTGCCCCAGCCAGAAGTTGACGATGCGGCGCCCTTTGGCGAGACACTGGAAAACAACGGTCCGGTTTTTGAGAGTTTCCGCAACGAAAAAACCGGTGATTCGACCTTCACGACCACGAGCGACATACGCTGGACCGCCCACGGCAATGAATTCAAATCCAGCGAGTCGTACCGCTGGGACGTCAACGATGCCAGACCCGCCCATGCCAGCTACCAGGGCGAGCGCAACAATCTGTTCACCATCAACGGCGAGGAAATAGCCCTATCGGCCAAAGCGCGGATCGAATCGGACGATACGTACTTTCATGTCACGTTTACGAAGGTTTTGCGAAAAAACGGGGAATTGGTGAGGGAAAAAACCTGGGCGGATCATATTCCGCGGCGGTTTCAGTAG
- the tehB gene encoding tellurite resistance methyltransferase TehB, which produces MEDLNSRHGLNPAHSEVVDACRVIQPCDALDMGCSNGRNALYLSQLGFNVTAIDANPNAINMLQGIVDQEKISNIQPRVYDIQQADLDADYGFIACTVTLMFIDPLRVDAVLSDMQDHTLAGGYHLIVCAMDTEAYPCPMNFPFTLKTEQLRTMYQGWEFIKYNEDPGTMHNGARLQFATMLARKPT; this is translated from the coding sequence ATGGAAGATTTGAACAGCCGTCATGGCCTGAACCCGGCGCACAGCGAAGTCGTGGACGCATGTCGGGTGATCCAGCCTTGCGATGCCTTGGATATGGGGTGCTCCAATGGCCGCAATGCCTTGTATCTAAGCCAGCTTGGATTCAATGTCACGGCGATTGATGCCAATCCCAATGCCATCAATATGCTGCAGGGCATTGTGGATCAGGAAAAAATCAGCAATATCCAGCCTCGGGTCTATGACATCCAACAGGCCGATCTGGATGCTGATTACGGTTTTATTGCGTGTACCGTAACCCTGATGTTTATCGATCCGTTGCGTGTCGACGCGGTGCTGTCCGATATGCAGGATCACACGTTGGCGGGTGGCTATCACCTGATTGTCTGCGCCATGGATACCGAGGCATACCCTTGTCCCATGAATTTTCCATTTACCTTGAAAACAGAGCAATTGCGCACGATGTATCAGGGCTGGGAATTCATCAAATACAACGAAGATCCCGGCACCATGCACAATGGGGCGCGGCTGCAGTTTGCCACCATGCTGGCGCGCAAACCCACTTAA
- a CDS encoding MFS transporter: MSFSSKKSFWLMLGASLILFLSLGIRHGFGLFLSPMSADFGWGRGVFAFAMALQNLAWGVAQPFAGAVADRLGAKRTIVVGGILYATGLVLMGYADSPLSLSLSAGLLIGIGLSGTSFSVILGVVGRAVPPEKQSLAMGIAAAAGSFGQFAMLPGSLGLIQWLGWAAALVVLGLLAALIVPLAVMIKDTPPTTHGHQQTLKEALHEACNHSGFWLLAFGFFVCGFQVVFIGVHLPSFLVDKHLPVIVGTTVLALVGLFNVFGTYIAGWLGGRHSKPRLLSALYLARAAVIALFISFPITTGSAYAFGIAMGLLWLSTVPLTNGAIATIFGVRNLSMLGGIVFLFHQIGSFLGGWLGGYLFDQTGSYDVVWQISIALSFVAAALNWPIREQPVARLQGVQA, from the coding sequence ATGAGCTTCTCATCCAAAAAAAGCTTCTGGCTGATGCTGGGCGCCTCGCTGATCCTGTTTCTATCTCTGGGGATACGCCACGGCTTTGGCCTGTTTCTTTCGCCAATGAGCGCCGACTTTGGCTGGGGACGCGGGGTTTTTGCCTTTGCCATGGCCTTGCAGAATCTGGCCTGGGGCGTTGCCCAGCCATTTGCGGGGGCAGTGGCCGATCGTCTGGGTGCCAAGCGCACCATCGTGGTCGGCGGGATTCTCTATGCGACCGGGCTGGTACTGATGGGGTATGCGGATTCGCCGCTATCCCTGTCCCTCAGCGCAGGCCTGCTGATTGGGATCGGCCTGTCGGGCACCTCGTTTTCAGTGATACTGGGCGTCGTCGGACGGGCGGTGCCCCCGGAAAAACAAAGCCTGGCCATGGGCATTGCGGCAGCAGCAGGGTCCTTTGGGCAATTCGCCATGCTGCCCGGATCCTTGGGATTGATCCAGTGGCTGGGCTGGGCGGCAGCACTGGTGGTATTGGGTCTGCTGGCGGCCCTGATCGTGCCCCTGGCCGTCATGATCAAAGACACCCCGCCCACAACGCATGGACACCAGCAGACCCTGAAAGAAGCCCTGCACGAGGCCTGCAACCACTCCGGTTTCTGGCTGCTGGCCTTCGGCTTTTTCGTCTGCGGCTTTCAGGTGGTGTTTATTGGCGTACACCTGCCGTCATTTTTGGTGGACAAGCATCTGCCGGTTATTGTCGGCACCACCGTGCTGGCGCTGGTGGGTTTGTTCAATGTATTCGGCACCTATATCGCCGGCTGGCTGGGGGGGCGCCACTCCAAGCCCCGTCTGCTGAGCGCCCTGTATCTGGCCCGGGCAGCGGTGATTGCCCTATTCATCTCGTTTCCGATCACCACCGGCAGCGCGTATGCCTTCGGCATTGCCATGGGCCTGCTCTGGCTATCCACGGTGCCACTGACCAACGGGGCCATTGCCACGATATTCGGCGTACGCAACCTGTCGATGCTGGGCGGCATCGTCTTCCTGTTTCACCAGATAGGATCTTTTCTGGGCGGCTGGCTGGGCGGATATCTGTTCGACCAGACAGGCAGCTATGATGTGGTCTGGCAGATTTCAATTGCCCTGAGCTTTGTCGCCGCCGCGCTGAACTGGCCGATTCGTGAACAGCCCGTGGCACGGCTGCAAGGGGTGCAAGCATGA
- the cydC gene encoding thiol reductant ABC exporter subunit CydC, which yields MPRRFESIAWFLPRWRPLLAAVLVALVTVWAGVGLFMVAGWFLTAAFLAGSMLGFDLFAPSALIRGLSFLRIGSRYGERVLGHAATLDLLAELRTRVFAHTMTFSPAQLANWREGDLVARLTNDVDVLDSVFLQLISPALVACLAALSFGVLAGQYAPWLATSVALLLVFASLCVPALLAWRAQAPGAQLQLHAAWTRNQIHQAVQAHADITAFALQDSAQIQFSQACQQLAQARDRLSALGAWGQLLQQLVLGLALVLMLLLGMHAIQADALDGPVWVGIVLGGLGLFEVVGPLMRGASRAGAMSKAAARVRQLLTTPASQMIVDQPVSLPTEGTLALQQVSFRYADGPWVLQDLDLRVEPGERVAIMGASGAGKSTLLSLCLRIMDPQQGCVSLGGVDLKQTQPDELHTRIALLSQFSPVFLGTVRDNLCIACPQATDTQLWQALAQAQLGGFISSLTHGLDTWVGESGQTLSAGQARRLCLARLLLSPARIYLLDEPVSGLDHDTAQAFFKDLAQATAGRTVLVATHARVPDGVFDRIIEI from the coding sequence ATGCCGCGCAGGTTTGAAAGCATCGCCTGGTTCTTGCCCCGCTGGCGGCCTTTGCTGGCGGCGGTCCTGGTGGCACTGGTCACCGTGTGGGCCGGAGTGGGCTTATTCATGGTGGCCGGCTGGTTTTTGACAGCGGCATTTCTGGCAGGCTCCATGCTGGGGTTCGATCTGTTCGCGCCATCGGCCTTGATTCGCGGCCTGTCGTTCCTGCGCATCGGATCGCGCTACGGCGAACGGGTGCTGGGGCATGCCGCTACCCTGGATTTACTGGCCGAACTGCGTACCCGGGTATTCGCGCACACCATGACTTTCAGCCCGGCCCAGTTGGCCAACTGGCGCGAAGGCGACCTGGTGGCGCGCTTGACCAATGATGTAGACGTGCTGGACAGCGTATTTCTACAGTTGATCTCCCCCGCCCTGGTGGCCTGTCTGGCAGCGCTGTCTTTCGGAGTGCTGGCGGGCCAGTATGCCCCCTGGCTGGCGACCTCGGTGGCCTTGTTGCTGGTGTTTGCCTCCCTGTGCGTTCCCGCCCTGCTGGCCTGGCGCGCACAAGCGCCCGGCGCCCAGTTGCAACTGCATGCCGCCTGGACCCGCAACCAGATCCACCAAGCCGTCCAGGCACACGCCGACATCACGGCCTTTGCCCTGCAGGACAGCGCTCAAATCCAATTTTCCCAAGCCTGCCAGCAGTTGGCCCAAGCGCGGGATCGCCTGTCCGCTCTGGGAGCCTGGGGTCAGTTGCTGCAACAGCTCGTCCTGGGTCTGGCCCTGGTGCTGATGCTGCTGTTGGGCATGCACGCCATCCAGGCCGACGCACTAGACGGCCCGGTGTGGGTGGGCATCGTGCTGGGGGGGCTGGGCCTGTTCGAAGTCGTCGGCCCACTGATGCGCGGCGCATCCCGCGCCGGGGCCATGAGCAAGGCTGCCGCCCGCGTGCGCCAACTATTGACTACGCCCGCCAGCCAGATGATCGTGGATCAGCCCGTCAGCCTGCCCACCGAGGGAACTCTGGCCCTGCAACAGGTTTCTTTTCGCTACGCAGATGGCCCGTGGGTCTTGCAGGATCTGGACCTGCGCGTCGAGCCCGGCGAACGGGTCGCCATCATGGGGGCCAGCGGGGCCGGCAAATCGACCTTGTTGTCGCTATGCCTGCGGATCATGGACCCCCAACAAGGTTGCGTCAGCCTGGGCGGGGTGGATCTGAAACAGACCCAGCCCGACGAACTGCACACCCGGATTGCCCTGCTGTCACAGTTTTCGCCTGTATTCCTGGGCACGGTGCGCGACAATCTGTGCATTGCCTGCCCGCAGGCCACCGATACACAATTGTGGCAGGCGCTGGCCCAGGCCCAACTGGGCGGCTTCATCAGCAGCCTGACCCACGGCCTGGATACCTGGGTGGGTGAGTCCGGACAGACCTTATCCGCTGGCCAGGCCCGCCGCCTGTGCCTGGCCAGACTGCTGCTGTCGCCCGCCCGGATCTATCTGCTGGACGAGCCGGTATCGGGCCTGGACCATGACACAGCCCAGGCATTTTTCAAGGACCTGGCCCAGGCCACCGCAGGACGCACGGTGCTGGTTGCCACCCATGCTCGGGTACCAGATGGCGTATTCGACAGAATCATTGAAATATGA
- the cydD gene encoding thiol reductant ABC exporter subunit CydD produces the protein MSGRASSAPRSTDTTLDPTQSRWLAKLWRQQRTRFIWAVAAPLLVGLLLVVQVGLLAQVLGGVINHDLPGTDSWPWIAGIAGLVLLRAVLSFSGERAASRAAEAIKAALRQALFKQLLAHGPHWTRQQVSGELASALVDQVEQLDGFLSRYQASAIAAVFLPLAFGLVLLPLDWLAALIMLLTAPLIPVFMALVGWGAEAASQRHQQEMTRLSGVFTDRLRGAFTLRLFGRADDETTAMRDASQRLSQRTMAVLRIAFLSSAVLEFFAALGVAAMALYIGLSYLGYLQFRAEAISLPLGLFALFMAPEVYNPLRQMAANYHDRAAARAAVGQIDQLFGGLPNLAADPAHPLVLATQEVSDARYWTPAAARDASIQLRGLSLPGRHPDEFLLRDITLHMQAGEHLAIMGHSGVGKTTLLETLVGLRGAGLGQLSLLGQSRTLTPDGPAQPHPALGKDLAYIGQRPFFLAGSVADNLHLVAPDAPEADLLQALDQACALDFVLASPLGLHMPLGEAAYGLSGGQRQRLALARLFLLNPALVVLDEPTAHLDADTSRQLMASLQRFCAGRTLIVATHDIAAAHTLGRRINLDELKDLPDHAAQV, from the coding sequence ATGTCTGGCCGCGCGTCATCCGCCCCAAGATCGACGGACACGACCCTAGATCCGACGCAATCGCGCTGGCTGGCCAAGCTGTGGCGCCAGCAGCGCACCCGCTTCATCTGGGCCGTAGCCGCCCCCTTGCTGGTCGGGCTGCTGCTGGTCGTTCAGGTCGGGCTGCTGGCGCAGGTATTGGGCGGGGTCATCAACCACGACCTGCCCGGCACCGATAGCTGGCCCTGGATCGCCGGCATTGCCGGACTGGTGCTGCTGCGGGCGGTCCTGTCCTTTTCCGGCGAACGCGCCGCCAGCCGTGCCGCCGAGGCCATCAAGGCGGCACTGCGCCAGGCCCTGTTCAAGCAATTGCTGGCCCACGGGCCTCACTGGACGCGCCAGCAGGTCTCAGGCGAACTGGCCAGCGCCCTGGTCGATCAGGTCGAACAATTGGACGGTTTCCTCAGCCGCTACCAGGCCTCAGCCATTGCCGCCGTCTTTCTGCCCTTGGCGTTTGGGTTGGTGCTGCTGCCGCTGGACTGGCTGGCGGCCCTGATCATGCTGCTGACGGCCCCCTTGATTCCGGTCTTTATGGCCCTGGTGGGCTGGGGGGCCGAAGCCGCCAGCCAGCGCCACCAGCAGGAAATGACCCGTTTGTCCGGCGTCTTCACCGACCGCCTGCGCGGTGCCTTTACCTTGCGGCTGTTTGGCCGGGCAGACGATGAAACCACCGCCATGCGCGACGCCAGCCAACGCTTGAGCCAACGCACCATGGCGGTGCTGCGCATAGCCTTTCTGTCATCTGCCGTGCTGGAGTTCTTTGCCGCCCTGGGGGTCGCCGCCATGGCCCTGTATATCGGCCTGAGCTACCTGGGATATCTGCAGTTTCGCGCCGAGGCGATCAGCCTGCCTCTGGGATTATTTGCCTTGTTCATGGCACCCGAGGTCTATAACCCCCTGCGCCAGATGGCGGCCAACTACCACGACCGGGCAGCGGCCCGCGCCGCCGTGGGGCAGATCGACCAATTGTTTGGTGGCCTGCCGAATCTGGCTGCCGACCCAGCGCATCCGCTAGTCCTGGCGACCCAGGAAGTGTCCGACGCCAGGTATTGGACGCCCGCCGCAGCACGCGATGCCAGCATCCAGCTGCGGGGCTTGAGCCTGCCCGGTCGACATCCAGACGAATTTCTATTGCGGGATATCACGCTGCACATGCAAGCTGGCGAGCATCTGGCCATCATGGGCCATAGTGGGGTCGGCAAGACCACGCTGCTGGAAACCTTAGTGGGCTTGCGCGGTGCAGGCCTTGGCCAGCTTAGCCTGTTGGGTCAATCCAGAACACTGACCCCAGACGGCCCCGCCCAGCCTCACCCTGCCCTGGGAAAAGACCTGGCCTATATCGGCCAGCGCCCCTTCTTTCTGGCAGGCTCGGTGGCCGACAACCTGCATCTGGTGGCACCGGACGCCCCGGAGGCCGACTTGCTACAGGCGCTGGATCAGGCCTGCGCGTTGGATTTCGTGCTGGCCAGCCCGCTGGGCCTGCACATGCCCCTGGGCGAGGCCGCCTACGGTCTGTCGGGTGGCCAGCGTCAGCGTCTGGCGCTGGCCCGTTTATTTTTGCTGAACCCTGCCCTGGTGGTGCTGGACGAACCCACCGCCCATCTGGATGCCGACACCAGCCGCCAACTGATGGCCTCGCTGCAGCGCTTCTGTGCCGGGCGCACCCTGATCGTGGCCACCCACGACATCGCGGCGGCACACACCCTGGGTCGCAGGATCAACCTGGATGAACTGAAGGACTTGCCTGACCATGCCGCGCAGGTTTGA
- the cydX gene encoding cytochrome bd-I oxidase subunit CydX, translating to MWYFSWALGLGLACAFAILNALWHELSEDE from the coding sequence ATGTGGTATTTTTCCTGGGCCTTAGGACTGGGACTGGCCTGCGCCTTCGCCATACTCAATGCCTTGTGGCATGAACTCAGCGAGGACGAGTAA
- the cydB gene encoding cytochrome d ubiquinol oxidase subunit II, whose amino-acid sequence MDTLIPFDFSTLRVIWWVLLGLLLTGFAIMDGFDLGVAAALPLVAKTDTERRIVLNVIGPVWEGNQVWLILSGGAVFAAWPLLYAMAFSGFYLAMLLLLLTLILRPICFQYRSKMHGTRWRSTWDGLLCACGVVASLVFGVAVGNVILGVPFDYEVATLRPFYHGTIFDLFTPFPLLCGVLALCMMLMHGTILLAWKTEGDIAARARRLTRLCGLLTAVLFVVAGSWVAWGMHGYVISSPIVYDAISTPLGKTAQIVDGAWMHNYARWPLMWLAPLIGVLGAVLAALLVGRPNKVWAFLASTASLTGVLWTFGLSLFPFLLPSSLNPNVSLTIWDASSSQASLWIMLLATIIFLPIVIAYTSWVYRVMRGKVTEKNLEGHAY is encoded by the coding sequence ATGGATACCCTGATTCCCTTTGATTTTTCTACCCTGCGCGTGATCTGGTGGGTGCTGCTGGGCTTGTTGCTGACCGGCTTTGCGATCATGGACGGCTTTGATCTGGGGGTGGCGGCAGCCCTGCCCCTGGTGGCCAAGACCGACACTGAACGGCGCATCGTGCTGAATGTCATCGGCCCCGTCTGGGAAGGCAACCAGGTCTGGCTGATTCTCAGTGGCGGCGCCGTCTTTGCCGCGTGGCCTTTGCTGTATGCCATGGCATTTTCCGGCTTTTACCTGGCCATGCTGCTGTTGCTGCTGACGCTGATCCTGCGCCCCATCTGCTTTCAGTACCGCAGCAAGATGCACGGCACCCGCTGGCGCAGCACCTGGGATGGTCTGCTGTGCGCCTGCGGGGTGGTGGCCTCGCTGGTATTTGGCGTGGCCGTAGGCAACGTCATCCTGGGCGTGCCCTTTGACTACGAAGTCGCTACCTTGCGCCCGTTCTATCATGGCACCATATTTGATCTGTTCACGCCCTTTCCCCTGCTGTGCGGGGTGCTGGCCCTGTGCATGATGCTGATGCACGGCACCATCCTGCTGGCCTGGAAAACCGAGGGCGACATTGCGGCACGGGCGCGCAGGCTGACCCGTCTTTGTGGCCTGCTGACCGCCGTGCTGTTCGTGGTGGCAGGCAGCTGGGTGGCCTGGGGCATGCACGGCTACGTCATCAGCAGCCCCATCGTCTATGACGCCATTTCCACGCCGCTGGGCAAAACCGCCCAGATCGTCGACGGCGCCTGGATGCACAACTATGCGCGTTGGCCGCTGATGTGGCTGGCCCCCTTAATTGGTGTCTTGGGGGCCGTGCTGGCCGCGCTACTGGTGGGCCGACCCAATAAGGTCTGGGCGTTCCTGGCCTCTACCGCCAGTTTGACAGGCGTACTCTGGACATTCGGTCTAAGCCTGTTTCCCTTTTTATTGCCCTCGTCGCTGAATCCCAATGTCAGTCTGACAATCTGGGACGCCTCTTCCAGCCAGGCGTCCTTATGGATCATGCTGTTGGCGACGATTATCTTCCTGCCCATTGTTATTGCGTACACCTCCTGGGTGTACCGCGTGATGCGCGGCAAGGTCACCGAAAAAAATCTCGAAGGTCATGCTTACTAA